DNA from Roseimicrobium sp. ORNL1:
GGAGGAGATGTGCGTGGAAGCGGGGGTGAAGTTCCACCTGCACACACGCCTCGCTGCGGCGTACCGGGACGGGCGGAAACTCACCACCGTGGTCACCGAGTCCAAGTCAGGCCGCCAGGCATGGCGCGCTCCGGTATTCATCGACTGCACCGGCGACGGTGACTTGGGCGCGATGGCGAAATGCGGATGGGACATCGGCCAGGGCGGCGCGGAGTGTCCGTGTCAGCCGATGACGCTGAACACGCTTGCCATGGTGCGCGATGCCTCGGCGCTGAAGCAGTTCATCTCCTTCTACGAGGTGACGCCGGAGAATCGGAAGGGCATGTGGGATTGGCATCACCAGGCGACGGAGGCCTTCAAGAACGAAATCACCCGCGCCGGCTTCAAGCCATCCTATGGCATGCCCACGCTCTTCCAGGTGCGGGAGAATCTGGTGATGGTGATGATCAATCACGAGTACGGTATCAAGGCCTTCGATGCCCCCGCCATCACGGAAGCGACGGTGCGCGCGAGGGCGGAGGTCTTCGCCGTGGTGCGTGGCCTGCGGAAGCTCGGCGGCCCCTGGGAGGGCATGCAGGTGGTGGCGACGCCGGAGCAGATTGGCGTGCGAGATGGACGGCGCATTCATGGACGATACACGGTGAATCGCGATGACCTGGCCAAGGGCGCACGCCATGAGGACGCGGTGACGCGAGCCACCTTCGGCGTGGATATCCATGCGCTGGACAAGGAGGCGAATGACGAGAAGGCCATCACGCATGCGGACTTCAAGTTCCACGCGTATGACATTCCCCTGCGCGCCCTGATTGCGAAGGATGTGGATGGACTGCTGATGGCCGGGCGCTGCATCAGTGGCGACTTCGTGGCACACGCCAGTTACCGTGTTACGGGCAACTCCGTGGCCATGGGTGAGGCCGCTGGTGTCACGGCTGCCATCGCCGCCCGCACGAAGCGCATGCCTCACGAGGTGGCCTGGAGCGAAGTCAGCAGTGCGCTCGCAGCCACGCAGAAGAAAGCGTGAGCCGTTCCCACGCTATCGGTAGTCTGCCTCGGTGGACTAGGCCTTGGTGAGGTCCACCACTTCCAGCACGCCGGTGCCGGACTGGACGGTCACCTTGAACTTGAACCGCTGCCCGCGCTGGATGTTGGTGCTGTTGAACTTCTCCGGCACCACCACACCCACAGCGGCGCGCTCCTTGCCGTCATCCAGGAGCACACTGAAGAGGCGGCCCTGGGTGGAGCGCCAGTTGTCCAGGCGGTCTTCGATGGTGCCCTCGATGCGGTAGGTGTTGTTGGAGAGGGCGTTGGAATTCTCCATGTACTCGCGCAGGTCCAGCTCCGAGGTATCCGCGAACCCTGTGCTGGCGCCCGTCCCCTGGAGCACCTTGAATCCGATGAACGCCAGCAGGCCGACACCGGCGAGAACTGCAACAAGATGGAGAGGCGTGAACTGGGATTTTGCGCGGCGGGCCATGAAATGCGGGGGAGCGGAAATTCGTGATAACGAACATCAATTACAGGCAGGACACCGGGGGAAAGCAAGTGCCTTTCTAATCAGATGAAGGGAAAGTCGGAGCGCGGCATGCGGCGCTTCGAGTAAATGAACCGGTCCATGGGCGCCTTGCCTTGACACGGTGGTATCTGCATGCTGCCATCTGCGTCCCATGGGCAGGCTTTTCTCCATCGCACTCGTCTGCATGCTCGCCGCAACCACTTGCGTCGCAGCGCCTCCCCAAGCATTCGCGCCAGAAGTCTACCAGTCCAAGGATGGCAAGGAATCCATCACTCTGGTCTCCAAGGACAAGGCCGAGCGTTTCGCGAACGACCAAACCACCACCGGAACGTATACCCGGACGAAGGACGAGCTTCACGTGACCCTTTCGGCGCAGGGCGTGAGTTTCACCACCGTCTACCGAATCACAAAGCAGGGTCTTGTTTCACAGCAAAGTCAGGTGCTGTTGAGGAAGCGGTCTTCGATGGGAATGCGGGAAGTGGATCCTCAGTTCGCTCAAGAGTTTCCCCACTCCCCTCCTTCGCCGGAGGAGCACGTAAGCGTTGAAGGAGGAAGATTGGTCGTGGAACTTACCGTGGATGACAAAGGAATGATCTCCAGAACCAAGCTGCTGGAATCGTCTGGCTCGCCGGAAATGGACAAGCACATACAAGATTGGATCAAGAAGCGCTGGCGTTTCCCCAAGGGAAAACCGCTTACACACAAACAGACCGTCCACTTCAAACTAAAGCCGGCTGACAAGGACACCTCCTCAGGTCCGCAGACCGAACTTCAACCTCAATCCCAAAAGGCGGGCCAGAGATGATGCGGCGTAGTTTTCCAACACTCTGACATCAACACGCATCTGGCTTAACACCGATGACTAAACTTCACACCTTCCTGCTCATCAGCCTCCTCGCAGCGACCGTCGGACTCGCAACTGCAAAGGACGTCGAAGGCCATGTCTACCGCTCCCAAAATGGGAACGAGAGTGTCGCTTTGATTTCCGAGACTGAGGTTGCGCGCTCCGTGAGTGGCATCGTGACACAGGGCACTTATGTGCGGGAAAAGAACAACCTGCACCTGACCCTTTCAGCACAAGGCGTCCCCTTCAAGACAAGCTATCGCGTCATCAAGGAGGGTCTTCTGGCGCATGACGGGAAGGTCCTTTTCAGCAAGCAGCCGCCTCAACACGAGAACGTGGAGGAAGTGCCACTCGTGATTGGTCCACGTGAGCCAGGCGTCAAATTTCCCGCACCGCCCTACCCTCCCACAGCACGCGCGAATCACGTGGAAGGAACGGTAGTCATGGCCATCACAGTCGATGACCAAGGCAAGGTCACGGATGCCGCAGTCCGTGAGTCGAGCGGCAACCATGAGCTCGATATGTATACCAAGAACTGGGTGCTAGCGCGCTGGCACTATCCCAAAGGAAAGCCCGCGATCTACCGGATG
Protein-coding regions in this window:
- a CDS encoding energy transducer TonB, with the protein product MLAATTCVAAPPQAFAPEVYQSKDGKESITLVSKDKAERFANDQTTTGTYTRTKDELHVTLSAQGVSFTTVYRITKQGLVSQQSQVLLRKRSSMGMREVDPQFAQEFPHSPPSPEEHVSVEGGRLVVELTVDDKGMISRTKLLESSGSPEMDKHIQDWIKKRWRFPKGKPLTHKQTVHFKLKPADKDTSSGPQTELQPQSQKAGQR
- a CDS encoding FAD-dependent oxidoreductase translates to MPSPNASSSSSDAESHPGQGQGRRHFLRAALTGAGALSAAPWLAGAEVSPSPAAVKAGIFAEPAQELPMVEEADVIVCGAGPAGIAAALAAARSGAKTHLFEVHGCLGGVWTAGLLTYIFDFNKPGITKEIIQRLDERDARRSKLPDQFVYEPEEMKVLLEEMCVEAGVKFHLHTRLAAAYRDGRKLTTVVTESKSGRQAWRAPVFIDCTGDGDLGAMAKCGWDIGQGGAECPCQPMTLNTLAMVRDASALKQFISFYEVTPENRKGMWDWHHQATEAFKNEITRAGFKPSYGMPTLFQVRENLVMVMINHEYGIKAFDAPAITEATVRARAEVFAVVRGLRKLGGPWEGMQVVATPEQIGVRDGRRIHGRYTVNRDDLAKGARHEDAVTRATFGVDIHALDKEANDEKAITHADFKFHAYDIPLRALIAKDVDGLLMAGRCISGDFVAHASYRVTGNSVAMGEAAGVTAAIAARTKRMPHEVAWSEVSSALAATQKKA
- a CDS encoding energy transducer TonB, with translation MTKLHTFLLISLLAATVGLATAKDVEGHVYRSQNGNESVALISETEVARSVSGIVTQGTYVREKNNLHLTLSAQGVPFKTSYRVIKEGLLAHDGKVLFSKQPPQHENVEEVPLVIGPREPGVKFPAPPYPPTARANHVEGTVVMAITVDDQGKVTDAAVRESSGNHELDMYTKNWVLARWHYPKGKPAIYRMPFIFRLGSDDKQNSTSSNKPTGTAADKKPAVP